The following proteins are encoded in a genomic region of Magallana gigas chromosome 1, xbMagGiga1.1, whole genome shotgun sequence:
- the LOC117687750 gene encoding uncharacterized protein isoform X1, with the protein MTQTAHIMDTGSSRCQVHQCSKCRGDTAYYCVSCPCDLCPQCKENHVKDLQTIDHDVVSHRDKINYIPTQEICVRHPSHVYTKYCEPCQVPVCFHCRKHRTHRQLDVGTSYKTKRQQHRGTIHTIRSEALFYRPVLLTEIKADVKTCHTEFSPLQSEMLTKAQTLKDLIDKVVYDLLNNVLCYFDFKHRCKKQKIKMIRHIVRLRRYEHRYVQPAFTFSALQFLSFTKTALPQIHLTLHTSQLSMTESLNKEDVMESLSAIQITERGNRRVGNQCLLKLTSGAELHQSLTLTGVNRCYHISCVTSDRVWVSDINNLMLTDTTGVPLHRVEDSLSGLYGYRGLHTVNSESELIYIDRDYNINKLSKDMKTTTTFIERTDSTWEPWCVYWSPSTGDLLVGMYNYDTYTGKVTGKVTRYNQSGQLTQTIQYHNTGRGLYREPLYITENNNGDVVVSDIIDFVSGAVVVTERGGRHRFSYTGPPSGSRLYPYGICTDALSHILVCDYRTKTVQMINKDGQFLSHLLTESQELGAPWSLRYDVNTHRLWVGSGYNNKVCVYRYINRQDALTDEHRPRPDEDTMSSSTPAV; encoded by the coding sequence ATGACCCAGACCGCCCACATCATGGACACAGGAAGCTCCCGGTGCCAAGTACATCAATGTTCTAAGTGTCGGGGGGACACAGCGTACTattgtgtatcgtgtccatgtgatctgtgtccccagtgtaaagagaaccatgtaaaagatctccaaacaatagaccatgatgttgtgtcacaccgtgataaaatcaactacatcccaacacaagagatctgtgtgagacatccTAGCCATGTTTATACAAAGTACTGTGAACCTTGTCAAGTTCCTGTCTGTTTCCACTGCAGAAAACATAGAACTCACAGACAACTTGATGTTGGAACATCCTATAAAACAAagcgacaacaacacagaggaaccattcacaccatcaggagtgaggctctcttttacagacctgttctcctgACAGAAATCAAAGCTGATGTCAAAACCTGTCACACAGAATTCTCCCCCCttcaatcagagatgttaacaaaggcccagACACTGAAGGATCTCATTGACAAAGTGGTATATGATCTATTGAACAATGTGTTATgttactttgatttcaaacacagatgtaaaaaacaaaagataaaaatgatcaGACATATTGTCAGACTAAGGAGATATGAACACAGATATGTACAGCCAGCATTCACATTCAGTGCGCTACAATTCCTCTCCTTCACAAAGACAGCCCTCCCCCAGATACATCttacactccacaccagccagctctccatgactgagtcactcaacaaggaggatgtgatggagtcactgagtgcaatccaaatcacagagagaggaaaccgacgcgtaggaaaccagtgtctgctgaaactgacgtctggtgctgagctccatcaatctctcacacTGACAGGTGTTAATCgttgttatcacatttcctgtgtgacatcagaccgggtctgggtcagtgatataaacaatctcatgttgacagacacaacaggtgtccctctacatcgtgtggaggattcatTGAGTGGTTTATATGGTTATAgaggattacacacagtgaacagtgagagtgaactgatttatatagatagggattataacatcaacaaactgtcaaaggatatgaaaacaaccaccacatttatagagagaacagactctacatgggAACCatggtgtgtgtactggtccccgtccactggggatctactggtcgggatgtataACTATGATACATACACAGGCAAGGTaacaggcaaggtaacccggtacaaccagagtggacaactcacacaaaccatacagtACCACAACACAGGACGGGGGCTGTATAGAGAACCTctctatataacagagaacaacaatggggatgtcgtggtgtctgacatTATAGACTTTGTGtctggtgctgtagtggtgacagagcgtggaggaagacatcgtttctcctacacaggacctcCATCAGGATCACGACTATATCCAtatggaatctgtactgacgcgctgtcacacatcctggtgtgtgattatagaaccaaaacagtacagatgataaataaggacggtcagttcctgtcacatctactgacagAATCACAAGAGTTGGGTGCACCATGGAGCCTGAggtatgatgtcaacactcaccgtctctgggtcggatcagggtacaacaacaaggtgtgtgtctacaggtatatcaacagacaggacgctctgacag